One genomic segment of Bacteroides caccae includes these proteins:
- a CDS encoding glycosyltransferase family 2 protein gives MHSVHPTPKFSVITVTYNAEKVLEDTIQSVIAQTYHHVEYIIVDGASKDGTLSIIDRYRPRIHTVVSEPDKGLYDAMNKGIALASGDYLCFLNAGDCFHEDDTLQQMVHTINGNELPDVLYGETAIVDEKRHFQRMRRLSAPEVLTWKSFKQGMLVCHQAFFARHTLVEPYDLKFRYSADFDWCVRIMKKARTLHNTHLTIIDYLDEGMTTQNRKASLKERFRIMAKHYGLISTVAHHAWFVLRLFFKPGQ, from the coding sequence ATGCATAGCGTTCATCCTACTCCCAAGTTTTCGGTCATCACGGTGACCTATAATGCGGAAAAGGTACTCGAAGATACCATTCAAAGTGTGATTGCGCAGACCTATCATCACGTAGAATATATCATCGTGGACGGAGCCTCCAAAGATGGCACTTTATCTATCATCGACAGATACCGCCCACGGATACATACTGTTGTCAGCGAACCGGACAAGGGACTGTATGACGCCATGAACAAAGGAATTGCCCTCGCCAGCGGCGACTATCTCTGCTTTCTGAACGCAGGCGACTGCTTTCACGAAGACGACACGCTGCAACAAATGGTGCACACTATCAATGGTAACGAACTTCCCGACGTACTTTACGGAGAAACGGCTATCGTAGACGAGAAGAGGCATTTCCAACGTATGCGCCGTCTATCTGCCCCGGAAGTATTAACCTGGAAAAGCTTCAAACAGGGAATGCTGGTCTGCCACCAGGCATTCTTCGCCCGCCATACGCTGGTGGAGCCATACGACTTGAAGTTCCGTTATTCCGCCGACTTCGACTGGTGCGTCCGCATCATGAAGAAAGCCCGCACATTGCACAATACGCACCTGACAATCATCGACTATCTTGACGAAGGTATGACCACCCAAAACCGGAAGGCTTCTCTCAAAGAAAGATTCCGCATCATGGCAAAACATTACGGGCTGATAAGTACAGTGGCACATCATGCATGGTTTGTCCTCCGGCTATTCTTCAAACCGGGACAATAA
- a CDS encoding TlpA family protein disulfide reductase: MIPLNFIRKSISGDMVELANYKNKTFVLLDFWASWCMPCLKEIPKMKEVYKKYNEKGLTIIGISLDRVKDSWSEAIRKYNLNVWPQILSSETNEKDEKENNLSYLYNCDAIPFYVLIDKEGKVVAKWEHIGDVQLKELDMLIK; the protein is encoded by the coding sequence GTGATACCTCTTAATTTCATCAGAAAAAGTATTTCTGGAGACATGGTTGAATTGGCTAATTATAAGAATAAGACTTTTGTATTATTGGATTTTTGGGCAAGTTGGTGTATGCCTTGTTTGAAAGAGATTCCTAAAATGAAAGAAGTATATAAGAAATACAATGAGAAAGGATTGACTATTATTGGTATATCATTGGATAGAGTCAAGGATAGTTGGTCTGAGGCTATAAGAAAATACAACCTGAATGTTTGGCCACAAATTTTAAGTTCTGAGACGAATGAGAAAGATGAAAAGGAGAATAACCTGTCGTACCTATACAATTGTGATGCTATTCCATTTTATGTCTTGATTGATAAAGAAGGAAAAGTCGTTGCTAAGTGGGAACATATAGGGGATGTGCAGTTGAAAGAGTTAGATATGCTTATTAAATAG
- a CDS encoding glycoside hydrolase family 88/105 protein, giving the protein MKKLLLTLALCMGYLCTTVAQTFVKTEVKQSMRRVADWQIAHYNKAIYGDLNWVNATFYLGLVHWAAIAEQTDKDDSYYKWLLRLGNRNYWQVNQRMYHADDICVSQMYLYMYEKYKRKSMLVPTQARAEWVIANPPSGSFELDYGDATTLEHWTWCDALFMAPPVYMKLYNITGDKKFIRFMDKEYKATYNYLFDKEDNLFYRDHRYFTMKEANGAKVFWGRGNGWVLGGLVELLRELPAKSKYRPFYQDLFQKLCRRIAPLQNKDGFWHASLLDPASYPSPETSCSGFFVYALAYGINEGLLPKEEFMPVVEKGWQALVSAVGEDGKLGYVQPIGADPKKVTPDMTEVYGPGAFLMAGTEVYRMAQDTPRQHANISQSRIREIAAMLPDKPEGIGVSYKDRTFWNKVKESSKAEKLLTEEAPALLKKGMPPFVDSLYLHLNKTNVRLPGENMINARYHYLFRLTLAECMENKRRYIPAIEKALVALCNQNSWSIPAHDRNLNNYHGTDYYVDLVVATAGNGIAQCVAMLDDRLSPEVKARVQCAFREKVFRPVYRCLEETKPFWWFTVTNNWNSVCLAGVTGAALTLLADKEERAYFVAAAEKYNVYGMKGYADDGYCSEGVGYYNYGFRAYILLREEVCRATQGKIDFFREPKFVHIAQYGRKIQMNEGVCPAYSDCRIGLSPDKFILDYCDRALGITSAEEKYILPSGNNFSLYLIELFPHQVWKMEMTDGIRQALQEGSDSLRAYYEKAGILVARPAKGSSCTLAVSAKGGNNAENHNHNDIGSYAVALGKCTMVGDQGGPFSYPGDYFSAEAPEKYKIKGSFGHPVPVVDGKTQSSGAKASAIVLKKEFTDVKDLLSIDYTSAYSTPSLDKLVRTFVYDRQEKGSFTVGDEFTANAPIRFETAITTQANWKIIDDTHLLLTTGTEQMTVTIEASGKVAFTSETIEVNSPAYKRIGISLKEQSKDGYIRLTMRTKQL; this is encoded by the coding sequence ATGAAGAAATTACTTTTAACCCTTGCCCTATGCATGGGCTATTTGTGTACTACAGTTGCGCAGACATTTGTTAAAACAGAAGTGAAGCAGTCGATGCGGCGGGTGGCCGACTGGCAGATTGCTCATTACAACAAGGCTATTTACGGTGATCTCAATTGGGTAAATGCCACTTTCTATTTGGGACTTGTCCACTGGGCTGCAATAGCCGAACAGACGGATAAAGATGATTCATACTACAAATGGCTGTTGCGGCTGGGGAACCGCAATTACTGGCAGGTAAATCAACGGATGTATCATGCTGACGATATCTGTGTCTCGCAGATGTATTTGTATATGTATGAAAAGTACAAAAGAAAAAGTATGCTTGTCCCGACACAGGCACGTGCCGAATGGGTGATTGCCAATCCTCCTTCCGGTTCGTTCGAGTTGGACTATGGCGATGCAACCACCTTGGAACACTGGACTTGGTGTGACGCACTGTTCATGGCACCTCCTGTTTACATGAAACTCTACAATATCACGGGTGACAAGAAGTTCATCCGTTTCATGGATAAGGAATATAAAGCTACTTACAATTATCTGTTTGATAAAGAAGACAATCTTTTCTATCGTGACCACCGTTACTTTACGATGAAGGAGGCGAATGGCGCGAAAGTGTTCTGGGGGCGTGGCAATGGCTGGGTACTCGGAGGGCTCGTTGAGCTTTTACGTGAACTTCCTGCCAAGAGCAAATACCGTCCGTTCTATCAGGACTTGTTCCAAAAGCTATGCCGCCGGATTGCTCCTTTGCAGAATAAGGACGGCTTCTGGCATGCGAGTCTGCTTGACCCGGCTTCTTATCCGTCGCCCGAAACGAGTTGCAGCGGTTTCTTCGTGTATGCGCTGGCTTATGGGATAAACGAAGGACTTTTGCCAAAAGAAGAATTCATGCCTGTGGTGGAGAAAGGCTGGCAAGCATTAGTGTCGGCTGTGGGAGAAGACGGTAAACTGGGATATGTGCAACCTATCGGCGCTGATCCGAAAAAGGTGACTCCCGATATGACAGAAGTCTACGGTCCGGGAGCTTTCCTGATGGCAGGGACGGAAGTTTACCGTATGGCACAGGACACTCCGAGGCAGCATGCGAATATTTCCCAAAGCCGTATCCGTGAGATTGCTGCAATGTTGCCCGATAAACCGGAAGGAATAGGCGTTTCTTATAAAGACCGCACCTTCTGGAACAAAGTAAAAGAGAGTAGCAAGGCAGAAAAACTGCTGACAGAAGAAGCACCTGCATTGCTGAAAAAGGGAATGCCTCCTTTTGTTGACTCCTTGTATCTGCATCTGAACAAAACCAATGTCCGCCTGCCGGGCGAAAATATGATAAATGCCCGTTACCATTATCTGTTTCGGTTGACATTGGCTGAATGTATGGAGAATAAAAGACGTTACATTCCTGCTATTGAAAAGGCTCTGGTTGCTCTCTGCAACCAGAACTCCTGGTCGATTCCGGCTCACGACCGCAATCTGAATAATTATCATGGAACAGATTATTATGTCGATTTGGTAGTTGCCACTGCCGGAAACGGAATTGCGCAGTGTGTTGCTATGCTCGACGACCGTTTGTCACCGGAAGTAAAGGCCCGCGTGCAGTGTGCTTTCCGCGAGAAAGTATTTCGTCCTGTATACCGTTGCCTGGAAGAGACAAAGCCTTTCTGGTGGTTTACGGTTACAAATAACTGGAACTCGGTTTGTCTGGCAGGTGTCACGGGTGCTGCCCTCACTTTGCTGGCGGATAAGGAGGAACGCGCTTATTTTGTTGCCGCAGCCGAGAAATATAATGTATACGGTATGAAAGGATATGCCGATGACGGTTATTGCAGCGAAGGGGTCGGCTACTATAATTATGGTTTCCGTGCATATATCTTGCTGCGTGAGGAAGTATGCCGTGCCACGCAAGGCAAGATAGATTTCTTCCGTGAACCTAAATTTGTGCATATTGCTCAATATGGTCGGAAGATACAGATGAATGAAGGTGTATGTCCTGCTTATTCCGACTGCCGTATCGGTTTATCGCCTGATAAGTTCATCCTCGATTACTGTGACCGTGCGCTTGGTATCACCTCTGCGGAAGAAAAATATATTCTCCCTTCCGGCAATAATTTCTCTCTTTATCTCATAGAGCTGTTCCCTCATCAGGTATGGAAAATGGAAATGACAGACGGCATTCGTCAGGCATTGCAGGAAGGTTCCGATTCTTTGCGGGCGTATTATGAAAAGGCAGGAATCTTGGTTGCACGTCCTGCCAAGGGCAGCTCGTGTACGTTGGCTGTCTCGGCCAAAGGGGGTAATAATGCCGAAAATCATAACCATAATGACATCGGCTCTTATGCCGTCGCTCTAGGAAAGTGCACTATGGTCGGCGATCAAGGCGGTCCTTTCTCTTATCCGGGTGATTATTTTAGTGCGGAAGCTCCCGAGAAGTATAAGATCAAAGGTTCTTTCGGTCATCCAGTTCCGGTAGTAGACGGAAAAACACAGTCCTCCGGTGCCAAAGCGAGCGCCATTGTACTCAAGAAAGAATTTACGGACGTAAAAGATTTGCTTAGTATTGACTATACTTCGGCTTATTCCACCCCCAGTCTGGATAAGTTGGTTCGCACTTTCGTCTATGACCGTCAAGAGAAAGGTAGCTTTACTGTGGGTGACGAATTTACGGCCAATGCACCTATCCGGTTCGAAACAGCCATAACAACACAAGCCAACTGGAAAATTATTGATGATACACATCTCTTGCTTACTACCGGCACAGAACAGATGACCGTTACGATTGAAGCGTCCGGCAAAGTCGCGTTTACTTCTGAAACGATTGAGGTGAACTCTCCGGCCTATAAACGTATCGGTATTTCACTGAAGGAGCAGTCGAAGGACGGATATATCCGGTTGACGATGCGTACAAAACAATTGTGA
- a CDS encoding SGNH/GDSL hydrolase family protein — protein sequence MKSKLLLTCTALLFCTCFLHGQSQASKVVNSGENSHSGWVQHPWQGKKVGYIGDSITDPNCYGNKIKKYWDFLQEWLGITPYVYGISGRQWNDVPRQAEQLMKEHGEEVDAIIVLMGTNDFNAGIPIGEWFTETEEQVLAARGEMKKMETRKKRTPVMDSNTYKGRINIGITRMKQLFPDKQIILLTPLHRAFANFGETNVQPDENYQNSCGEYVDAYVQAVKEAGNLWGLPVIDFNSVTGMNPMIEEQLIYFYDSGFDRLHPNTKGQERMARTLMYQLLALPV from the coding sequence ATGAAAAGCAAGTTATTACTAACGTGTACAGCTCTATTATTCTGTACTTGTTTTCTGCATGGACAGAGTCAAGCTTCTAAAGTCGTAAACTCCGGTGAGAACAGTCATAGCGGGTGGGTTCAACATCCGTGGCAAGGGAAGAAGGTAGGATATATAGGAGATTCTATTACAGATCCTAACTGCTATGGTAATAAGATTAAAAAGTACTGGGACTTTCTACAAGAATGGTTGGGGATTACTCCTTATGTATATGGAATAAGCGGGCGACAATGGAACGATGTGCCCCGGCAGGCGGAGCAATTGATGAAAGAACATGGAGAGGAAGTGGATGCAATCATTGTCCTGATGGGTACGAATGATTTTAATGCCGGTATACCTATTGGCGAATGGTTTACGGAAACGGAAGAACAAGTGTTGGCGGCCCGTGGCGAAATGAAGAAAATGGAGACCCGCAAGAAACGAACCCCTGTAATGGACAGTAATACCTATAAAGGACGTATCAATATAGGGATAACGCGGATGAAACAGCTGTTTCCTGATAAACAAATCATTCTGCTGACTCCGTTGCATCGTGCGTTTGCCAATTTCGGAGAAACGAACGTGCAGCCGGATGAGAACTACCAGAATAGTTGCGGTGAATATGTGGACGCTTATGTACAGGCAGTCAAAGAAGCCGGTAATCTCTGGGGGCTTCCTGTGATAGACTTTAACTCGGTGACAGGGATGAATCCGATGATTGAGGAACAACTTATCTATTTTTATGATTCGGGTTTCGATCGTCTGCACCCTAACACGAAAGGGCAGGAGCGTATGGCACGTACATTAATGTACCAATTACTTGCGTTACCGGTTTAG
- a CDS encoding DUF4932 domain-containing protein: MKTTLWTIMLLCAINNISAQVKSQVKESFELTSIAFRLAGAEEYINNTIPGYTADIDNYFSKYREHKLISYIKKIREEQGIAYDAVPAATGCIEIKRGKVIIDPQCDASKISMIDSRWTEESFRTFVRLLNDFYRQTKFKDFYTLHRGLYDIAETRLNTILVDLNAEWFKSMFGEGPENTIVVASLCNGPGNYAFNGITKGEKRGIVIGCSTDKEGNPAYSRFLITVIVHELLHHYTNPCLAQYWSQIDSASQIIYPHVKEKMAKLAYGSTNSTMIEWFNNLLTIMYFKDNPNRGFTATHLTAWRQHEGFIWMERSMTFMEHFRNHRNLYSTIKDFMPEIVSFVNYTASDFDNVLKEYDNKEPYITDIFPISNSILPLGIDTIQIRFSKPMFGAYGIRPLDDKRISPPYTDYQPFWKDKYTFCIILDRSKLEKGKTYGFKLNRAFFQSEKTYPMKEDFPYTFKMPDE; encoded by the coding sequence ATGAAAACAACTTTATGGACAATAATGCTATTGTGTGCGATTAATAATATATCAGCACAGGTTAAAAGCCAAGTAAAAGAAAGCTTTGAGTTGACAAGTATTGCTTTTCGATTGGCTGGTGCGGAAGAGTATATAAATAATACTATCCCCGGTTATACAGCCGATATTGATAATTACTTCTCAAAATATAGAGAACATAAGCTCATCTCTTACATCAAAAAGATAAGAGAGGAGCAAGGAATAGCTTATGATGCTGTACCTGCGGCAACTGGATGTATTGAGATAAAGAGAGGGAAAGTGATTATTGATCCACAATGTGACGCATCAAAGATAAGTATGATTGACAGTAGGTGGACAGAGGAAAGTTTCAGAACATTTGTCCGTTTATTGAATGATTTTTATAGACAAACAAAATTTAAGGATTTCTATACACTGCATCGTGGCTTATATGATATAGCTGAAACTAGATTGAATACTATTCTTGTCGATCTGAATGCAGAGTGGTTTAAATCTATGTTTGGCGAAGGACCTGAAAATACAATAGTGGTTGCATCTCTTTGTAATGGACCTGGTAATTATGCTTTTAATGGAATAACAAAGGGAGAAAAACGTGGAATTGTTATTGGATGTAGTACCGATAAAGAAGGAAACCCGGCGTATAGTAGATTCCTTATAACTGTCATTGTGCATGAGTTGTTACACCACTATACTAATCCTTGCCTTGCTCAATATTGGTCTCAGATTGATTCTGCTTCGCAAATAATTTATCCTCACGTGAAAGAAAAGATGGCCAAACTGGCTTATGGAAGTACCAATTCAACGATGATAGAATGGTTTAACAACCTATTGACTATCATGTATTTTAAAGATAACCCTAATAGGGGATTCACTGCTACACATTTAACTGCATGGAGGCAACATGAAGGTTTTATCTGGATGGAAAGAAGCATGACGTTTATGGAACATTTTCGTAATCATCGTAATTTGTATTCTACCATTAAGGATTTTATGCCTGAGATAGTAAGTTTTGTCAACTATACGGCATCTGATTTTGATAATGTATTGAAAGAGTACGATAATAAAGAACCCTATATTACAGATATATTTCCTATTTCAAATAGCATATTACCTTTAGGTATTGATACTATACAAATACGTTTCTCTAAACCTATGTTTGGTGCTTACGGTATAAGGCCGTTGGATGATAAAAGAATATCGCCACCTTATACAGACTATCAGCCGTTTTGGAAAGATAAATATACTTTTTGTATTATATTAGATAGAAGTAAGCTGGAGAAAGGAAAGACCTATGGGTTTAAATTAAATCGCGCCTTCTTTCAATCAGAGAAAACATATCCAATGAAAGAAGATTTTCCTTACACTTTTAAAATGCCAGATGAATGA
- a CDS encoding TlpA disulfide reductase family protein yields MKVNKYILLFCLLACSWNICGQNSCFHIEGTVDSKYNGALVTLFTITGNVIRSVDSTYVENGCFGFVGPEYLYEKSIISLGNYPDTVLSAELYLESGPIKVELKHNSVVCSPLTLEYQQFLDSCAEYRRQISVALKNKEDVEDMELKLCEYKYRFKKKHIHNGLGRGLLLREANDIYDPYFDELYEMLSDRDKCRGDVKSEYQIRKKGLAQQFLAGKQFMDFTLIDSLGNEKRISDYVGKNELLFLDFWASWCGPCRAQEPRLVRLYQEYKDRGFGILGISLDVNTASWLSVLAKKENLWPELCIAGKEDDKRIRELYSITGIPFGVLLDKSGKIISVVNAGWQYLKMILNEYYKADDKRSAK; encoded by the coding sequence ATGAAAGTAAATAAATATATACTATTATTTTGTCTGTTGGCGTGTTCATGGAATATTTGCGGTCAAAATTCTTGTTTTCACATAGAAGGTACTGTAGATTCGAAATATAATGGTGCTTTAGTTACGCTTTTTACTATTACTGGTAATGTAATTCGTTCCGTAGATTCCACTTATGTAGAGAATGGCTGTTTTGGCTTTGTTGGGCCGGAATATCTCTATGAAAAATCTATAATATCTTTGGGTAATTATCCGGATACAGTTTTGTCAGCTGAACTTTATCTAGAGAGTGGCCCTATCAAAGTAGAGTTGAAACATAATTCCGTAGTTTGCTCTCCATTAACTTTGGAATATCAACAGTTTCTTGATTCGTGTGCAGAATATCGTCGTCAAATAAGTGTAGCTTTAAAAAACAAGGAGGATGTGGAAGATATGGAGTTAAAATTGTGTGAATATAAATACCGATTCAAAAAGAAGCATATTCATAATGGGTTGGGACGTGGATTACTTCTTCGGGAAGCAAACGATATTTATGATCCTTATTTTGATGAATTGTATGAGATGTTATCCGACAGAGATAAATGTCGTGGTGATGTTAAATCAGAATATCAAATTAGAAAGAAAGGGTTAGCTCAACAATTTCTTGCAGGAAAACAATTTATGGATTTTACTTTGATTGATTCGCTGGGTAACGAAAAGAGGATATCAGATTATGTGGGTAAGAATGAATTATTATTTTTGGATTTTTGGGCAAGCTGGTGTGGTCCTTGTCGTGCTCAAGAACCACGTCTTGTCCGGTTATATCAGGAATATAAAGATAGAGGGTTTGGCATTCTGGGGATTTCATTAGATGTAAACACGGCTTCTTGGTTGTCTGTATTGGCAAAGAAAGAGAATTTATGGCCTGAATTATGTATTGCCGGTAAAGAAGATGATAAACGTATACGGGAGTTATATTCTATAACGGGTATTCCTTTTGGGGTTCTACTAGATAAATCGGGCAAGATTATATCTGTTGTGAATGCCGGTTGGCAATATCTTAAAATGATTTTAAATGAATATTATAAGGCTGATGATAAAAGGTCTGCTAAATGA